In Candidatus Vicinibacter proximus, the following are encoded in one genomic region:
- a CDS encoding cytochrome c maturation protein CcmE: MKRSFIIGLILIGVAIAVLVSASKDITSYASFKDARTTGRLVKIVGQLAKEKDMIYDPVKDPNHFSFYVTDKSGETLKVILNAAKPQDFELSEQIVVTGKMEDGVFMAKDVLLKCPSKYKDEEVYIKSES, translated from the coding sequence ATGAAGAGATCATTTATTATTGGATTGATTCTTATTGGGGTAGCCATAGCAGTGTTGGTTTCCGCTTCCAAAGACATCACGAGCTATGCCAGCTTTAAAGATGCAAGGACCACAGGAAGATTGGTAAAAATTGTCGGCCAATTGGCAAAAGAAAAGGATATGATCTACGATCCGGTTAAAGATCCCAACCATTTTAGTTTCTATGTGACGGATAAATCAGGGGAAACCTTGAAAGTTATACTCAATGCTGCCAAACCTCAGGATTTTGAATTGTCTGAGCAGATTGTGGTTACAGGGAAAATGGAGGACGGTGTTTTTATGGCCAAGGATGTATTGCTCAAGTGTCCATCCAAATACAAAGACGAAGAAGTCTATATCAAAAGCGAAAGTTAA
- a CDS encoding T9SS type A sorting domain-containing protein — MRRFLNISILAIGLFYHSEAQIPFERCGHMKLMDQAEKLHPGYLQAVGSAFSSSKSALNQRTGDVLRIPMVFHVVWNGLVQAQNIPDSVIIRQVEILNESFRAKNPDKDQLRAVFGLGAADAEIEFYLADIDPDGNPSNGIVRKSTTKKFSINPLSGGINIDMKSAIKGGSDPWPTEKYMNVWVVNMPLSFFGQEQIAVLGFATPPADLPNWPSNALDGIGADGVVMQFQFIGDNNETLKSLPVEFSFANRGRALVHETGHYLGLRHIWADKGNPLLGTPSCTNAQGIAEDDGMEDTPYCGGNSQTDGCDPEKNTCDENNPDLPDMWENYMDYSEERCQVLFTPDQSAFMRNTLETKRKTLISWNSGPTGTKTIPSGEVNIFPNPANEVLQVVTNPNILISRIVITDLLGRQIPFDQTDINPANQIKINSQATGLHIIRVFNTAGKIIAEKKILLGIK; from the coding sequence ATGAGAAGATTCCTAAACATCAGCATTCTTGCAATTGGTTTATTTTATCATTCGGAAGCTCAAATTCCATTTGAACGTTGTGGACACATGAAGCTTATGGATCAGGCAGAAAAACTTCATCCTGGTTACCTACAAGCCGTTGGTTCTGCCTTTAGTTCAAGCAAATCGGCCTTAAATCAAAGGACCGGGGATGTCTTGAGAATCCCGATGGTGTTTCATGTTGTGTGGAATGGTTTGGTTCAGGCACAGAATATCCCGGACTCCGTGATTATAAGACAAGTGGAAATTCTCAATGAATCCTTCCGGGCAAAGAACCCCGATAAGGATCAACTCAGGGCAGTATTTGGTCTTGGGGCTGCGGATGCGGAAATTGAATTTTATCTCGCAGACATAGATCCGGATGGCAACCCAAGTAACGGGATTGTCCGCAAATCCACCACTAAAAAATTCAGTATAAACCCACTCTCAGGTGGCATCAACATCGACATGAAGTCAGCAATTAAGGGCGGTTCAGATCCCTGGCCAACTGAAAAATACATGAATGTGTGGGTGGTGAATATGCCGCTGAGTTTTTTTGGTCAGGAACAAATTGCAGTGCTTGGTTTTGCAACCCCGCCGGCAGATTTGCCCAACTGGCCTTCCAATGCCCTGGATGGTATCGGGGCAGATGGAGTAGTGATGCAATTTCAGTTCATTGGCGACAATAATGAAACCTTAAAGTCATTACCGGTCGAATTTTCGTTTGCAAACAGAGGTCGGGCATTGGTACATGAGACCGGGCATTATTTGGGCTTGAGACATATCTGGGCAGATAAAGGAAACCCTTTATTGGGTACACCTTCCTGCACAAATGCTCAGGGCATCGCAGAAGATGACGGAATGGAAGACACCCCCTATTGTGGTGGGAACTCCCAGACCGACGGTTGTGATCCGGAAAAGAATACCTGTGATGAAAACAATCCTGACCTGCCTGATATGTGGGAAAATTATATGGATTACTCAGAAGAAAGATGTCAGGTGCTCTTTACACCAGATCAGTCTGCCTTCATGAGAAATACCCTTGAGACTAAAAGAAAAACCTTAATCAGTTGGAATTCAGGTCCAACCGGTACAAAAACAATTCCATCTGGCGAAGTAAATATTTTTCCTAATCCTGCAAATGAAGTGTTACAAGTGGTGACCAATCCGAATATATTAATCTCTAGAATCGTAATCACTGATTTGCTAGGTAGACAGATTCCATTTGATCAAACCGATATAAACCCCGCTAATCAAATAAAAATCAACAGTCAGGCAACAGGATTGCACATCATCAGGGTCTTTAACACAGCGGGTAAAATAATTGCAGAGAAGAAAATTCTGCTCGGGATAAAATAA
- a CDS encoding T9SS type A sorting domain-containing protein, translating into MKNWIYTLVVFLFWLNQLEATHIVGGDMTYRCLGNNQYEISLTVRRDCLNGNPGAQFDDPAAVGIFDSRGFLVSQVANFGVLDMNLRLDDTLNDILDTRCGLNGGDVCVHTTTYKEIVTLPFRADGYILAYQRCCRNYTIVNIVDPLTVGSTFSLRIREEALTLCNSSPVLNDYPPVYICGGTPINFNLKATDPDGDSLVYSLCNPLTGADQMNPRPSTPSSPPYDPVIFKAPYSLADMIGGNPVLKMDARTGRMTGFAVNTIAQYLVAYCVKEYRDGVLISELQREFQINVRNCMSVPVAEFDVKLDNCQDPVHLELTDRSTDAFSNLISWNWQVKTGTSTQNSSLRNPVFNLPDSGTGTIRLVIRSREGCQDTLIKPITFNSFKPAFFADSFLICRGDSIQLLKNPRPGVNYEWTPSTGLSCNTCPNPTAFPSVTTTYYLMSMDTTCSRSDKVTVQVKSCILDSCAVSLVRKCLPGGSVEITALNHLGIPVQAGARSFELFWDIKANATQSAYSIINRNPIVVQDGRIMSLTSKIYSWPKGVPKSIEYALICQRRITDTINLNCTGPCKDFNLVLSSCEDDYDKKYNLNFPPAICQSICKNECNYTIALFELNGQLIDPTQYQIKWSNGATGSYVMLMGPYYDNLSVEVRKGDCVWYGRYIRSCKEYKFSFSAENLVTRSTRKNNDCFSSLDTEQRTQSENLIHFSIQPNPFKEQAQLLLRFDQHSGGQIEVFDLTGLKLWSHQIPESNSLFYTIDLGTSVIVHAGIYMVCYTGKDGKKKILKMVKESGG; encoded by the coding sequence ATGAAGAATTGGATTTACACATTGGTAGTTTTTTTATTTTGGCTTAATCAACTTGAAGCCACGCATATTGTTGGTGGAGACATGACCTATCGTTGCCTGGGCAACAACCAATATGAAATTTCATTAACTGTTCGTCGCGATTGTTTGAATGGTAATCCGGGGGCACAATTTGATGACCCTGCAGCAGTTGGAATCTTTGACTCAAGAGGATTTTTAGTCAGTCAGGTTGCCAATTTTGGCGTTCTGGATATGAACCTAAGGCTTGATGATACCTTGAACGACATACTGGATACTCGCTGTGGGTTGAATGGCGGGGATGTATGTGTCCATACCACTACTTACAAGGAAATAGTCACCCTGCCATTCAGAGCTGATGGATATATTTTGGCCTATCAGCGTTGTTGCAGGAATTATACCATTGTGAACATTGTTGATCCGCTTACGGTAGGATCTACTTTTTCACTCAGGATCAGGGAGGAAGCCCTGACTTTATGCAACAGCAGCCCGGTATTAAACGATTACCCACCGGTCTATATCTGCGGAGGGACACCCATAAACTTTAATCTGAAGGCAACTGACCCTGATGGGGACTCTTTAGTGTACAGTTTATGCAATCCCCTTACTGGTGCAGATCAAATGAATCCCAGGCCTTCCACTCCATCTTCACCGCCATACGATCCGGTAATATTCAAAGCCCCTTACAGTCTTGCAGACATGATTGGGGGAAATCCTGTTTTAAAAATGGATGCAAGGACAGGGAGGATGACCGGATTTGCTGTGAATACCATTGCACAATATCTGGTGGCATACTGTGTAAAGGAATATCGGGATGGAGTATTGATCTCTGAGCTTCAAAGAGAATTTCAGATCAATGTACGAAATTGTATGTCTGTACCGGTTGCAGAATTTGATGTTAAATTGGATAATTGTCAGGATCCTGTGCATTTGGAACTCACCGATCGATCCACGGATGCTTTTTCAAACCTCATCAGTTGGAACTGGCAAGTAAAAACTGGAACAAGCACTCAAAATTCGAGCCTACGGAATCCTGTGTTTAATCTCCCCGACAGCGGAACAGGTACCATCCGACTGGTCATCCGATCCAGGGAGGGTTGTCAGGACACTTTAATTAAACCAATTACTTTCAACAGCTTCAAACCCGCATTTTTTGCAGATTCATTTTTGATTTGCAGGGGCGACTCCATACAGTTATTAAAAAATCCAAGACCGGGCGTAAACTATGAATGGACACCTTCGACCGGCTTATCTTGCAACACATGTCCTAATCCCACAGCTTTTCCTTCTGTTACGACTACCTACTATTTGATGAGCATGGATACTACTTGTTCACGCTCCGACAAGGTAACGGTTCAGGTTAAGTCTTGTATACTCGACAGTTGTGCGGTCAGTTTGGTCCGCAAGTGTCTTCCGGGAGGTTCTGTAGAAATTACCGCCTTGAATCATCTGGGAATACCTGTGCAAGCCGGCGCACGTAGTTTTGAGTTGTTTTGGGACATCAAAGCCAATGCCACACAATCAGCCTATTCCATCATCAATCGAAATCCGATTGTCGTTCAGGATGGCAGAATAATGAGTCTCACCTCCAAAATATATTCCTGGCCTAAAGGAGTCCCGAAATCCATCGAATATGCGCTCATTTGTCAACGCAGAATTACGGATACCATTAACTTGAATTGCACCGGTCCGTGCAAGGATTTTAATCTGGTACTCTCCTCGTGCGAAGATGATTATGATAAAAAATACAATTTGAATTTTCCGCCTGCGATTTGTCAGTCCATTTGTAAGAATGAATGCAATTACACCATTGCACTTTTTGAATTAAACGGACAACTGATTGATCCTACCCAATATCAAATCAAATGGTCCAATGGCGCAACCGGATCTTATGTGATGCTCATGGGCCCTTATTACGACAATCTAAGTGTGGAAGTAAGAAAAGGCGATTGCGTGTGGTATGGCAGGTACATCAGAAGTTGTAAAGAATATAAATTTTCATTTTCAGCTGAAAATCTTGTCACCCGTTCTACTCGTAAAAACAATGATTGTTTTTCATCTTTGGATACCGAGCAAAGAACGCAATCCGAAAATCTAATTCATTTTTCCATTCAACCCAATCCATTCAAAGAACAGGCACAGTTGCTTTTAAGATTTGATCAACATTCAGGTGGACAAATTGAAGTCTTTGATCTGACCGGTCTAAAATTGTGGTCCCACCAAATTCCTGAAAGCAATTCCTTATTCTATACCATCGATCTCGGTACATCAGTAATCGTACATGCCGGAATTTACATGGTGTGCTACACAGGCAAGGATGGAAAGAAAAAGATTTTAAAAATGGTTAAAGAGTCAGGCGGGTAG
- a CDS encoding RHS repeat-associated core domain-containing protein gives MYTTSSEYDLAGRRTQWIHPDAGTNTYTFDNLGQLMTMVTPNLAIISDEIQYKSDALGRIKSVTYPDYANSTPNINNVKYEYYPATTGGIDNNRGRLMLVQDATGLRKYEYGSQGEIVKDIRTIIAPGQDNKTYVHRFHYDTWNRIDTLIYPNKDTLLYKYDLGGNLNFMKAGVQVYIDSIGYDEFEQKVFCKYGNSTSQTYTYSTTLRRLSNLVSKDHSGNNMYNLSYTFDKIGNVDSIHNSAGIINEMGGSYYHKYTYDNFNRISTAHGSWTGDTNNTLGNKASNYTLAMAYENMHRITTKQQDHTRDASNVGENTYDNLFKYEDVNHPNAVTSIENQTNSEVEEFNYDNNGNVLLHEFDNGDTKNMLWDEANMLKAIKISNAASFQHYIYDANGERTLKGLGNYAIVNLNGQSQTNATVGNYAQYVSGYMVMGPHYMVTNHYYSGTERIACKLVGSVDSSVDNSLELSGSEKAGLPDRQAEDLELVRTEFGFDTLIIEDTDPEEDDCEGNNDCPSVLYFFHPDHIGSSTYLTDEAGNPYQFLLYLPFGESMAEQKAGGYSTKYRFTGKEVDEETGLYYFGARYYDPRISLWYGVDPLAEVYYDYGAYVYTANNPIKYIDPDGRGWYEDECGTPTFNKDLNSKEDFIKSGIKGSFIGNSALSIDDNGNQTSFNKDGTKTTSVQLDEVSVTAEKPQYGYYGGIWGQLNADKSAGAAFSDAGSEVMSEVLSNMATFGVGGLGVKSSESFTILGSKKSSYSLVKGALLKVFAKLGIDGPLPKMKNGKWGSPQRGDQNKGYRLDNRGTPSSNNPNEQGAHINYWDYTKGKRKSGAGIKDAVRLK, from the coding sequence ATGTATACCACATCCAGTGAGTATGATCTAGCAGGTAGACGGACGCAATGGATCCATCCGGACGCTGGAACGAATACTTATACGTTTGATAATCTTGGTCAATTAATGACTATGGTGACTCCAAATCTCGCTATTATCAGTGATGAAATACAATATAAATCAGATGCTTTAGGAAGAATTAAATCGGTCACATATCCAGATTATGCAAATTCTACCCCAAATATCAATAATGTCAAATATGAATATTATCCTGCTACAACTGGAGGCATTGATAATAATAGAGGCAGATTGATGTTGGTCCAAGATGCAACAGGATTAAGAAAATATGAATATGGATCTCAAGGAGAAATAGTTAAAGACATCAGAACAATAATAGCTCCGGGTCAGGATAATAAAACCTACGTTCACCGATTCCATTATGATACATGGAATCGTATTGATACGCTCATTTATCCTAATAAAGATACCTTACTTTATAAGTATGATTTAGGTGGTAATTTGAACTTTATGAAAGCTGGAGTACAGGTTTATATAGATAGTATAGGTTACGATGAATTCGAGCAAAAAGTATTTTGTAAATATGGCAATAGCACATCACAAACCTATACTTATTCTACAACATTACGAAGACTATCCAATTTGGTTTCCAAGGATCACTCTGGTAACAATATGTACAACTTGAGTTATACATTTGATAAGATTGGAAATGTAGATTCCATTCACAATTCAGCTGGTATCATCAATGAAATGGGTGGAAGTTATTATCATAAATACACGTATGATAACTTTAACCGTATATCCACTGCACACGGCAGTTGGACCGGTGATACAAACAATACATTAGGTAACAAGGCATCAAACTATACGCTTGCGATGGCCTATGAGAATATGCATAGAATTACAACTAAACAACAGGATCATACCCGTGATGCATCTAATGTAGGCGAAAACACCTACGATAATTTATTTAAATATGAAGATGTAAATCATCCGAATGCAGTAACTTCCATAGAAAACCAAACGAATAGCGAAGTCGAAGAATTTAATTATGATAACAATGGAAATGTATTGCTACATGAATTCGATAATGGAGATACTAAGAATATGTTATGGGATGAAGCAAATATGCTCAAAGCAATAAAAATATCTAACGCCGCAAGCTTCCAACACTACATCTACGATGCTAATGGTGAAAGAACATTAAAAGGCTTAGGTAATTATGCTATAGTGAATCTAAATGGACAAAGCCAGACCAATGCTACTGTAGGAAATTATGCTCAATATGTCAGTGGCTACATGGTTATGGGACCACATTACATGGTCACGAATCATTATTATTCAGGTACTGAAAGAATAGCATGTAAATTAGTTGGTTCAGTAGATAGCAGTGTTGATAATAGTCTAGAGTTATCTGGATCTGAAAAAGCAGGACTCCCTGATAGACAAGCAGAAGATCTGGAATTGGTCAGAACGGAATTTGGATTTGATACCTTAATCATTGAAGATACTGATCCTGAGGAAGACGATTGTGAGGGAAATAATGATTGCCCTAGTGTATTATATTTCTTCCATCCTGACCATATCGGATCAAGCACATATTTAACAGATGAGGCTGGAAATCCTTATCAATTCTTGCTATATTTGCCTTTCGGTGAAAGTATGGCCGAACAGAAAGCTGGAGGCTATTCTACGAAGTATAGATTCACGGGTAAGGAGGTTGATGAGGAAACTGGACTTTATTATTTTGGGGCGAGGTATTATGATCCTAGAATTTCTTTGTGGTATGGGGTTGATCCGCTTGCAGAGGTATATTATGATTATGGGGCATACGTTTATACTGCAAATAACCCAATAAAATATATTGATCCTGACGGAAGAGGATGGTATGAAGATGAATGTGGAACACCTACATTCAATAAGGATTTAAATAGTAAAGAGGATTTTATAAAATCTGGAATTAAAGGCAGTTTTATAGGTAATTCTGCATTAAGCATAGACGATAATGGGAATCAAACCAGCTTTAATAAAGATGGGACAAAAACTACTTCAGTTCAATTAGATGAAGTTTCGGTAACAGCAGAAAAACCTCAGTACGGATATTATGGAGGAATATGGGGCCAGTTAAATGCAGATAAGAGTGCAGGTGCTGCATTTTCAGATGCTGGCTCTGAGGTTATGTCCGAGGTATTATCTAATATGGCAACTTTTGGTGTTGGTGGACTTGGTGTTAAAAGCTCAGAATCATTTACTATACTTGGTTCTAAAAAAAGTTCTTATTCTTTAGTGAAAGGCGCACTTTTAAAAGTATTTGCAAAATTAGGAATTGATGGTCCATTACCAAAGATGAAAAATGGCAAATGGGGAAGTCCACAAAGGGGTGATCAAAATAAAGGATACCGTTTAGATAATCGCGGCACACCAAGTAGTAATAACCCTAACGAACAGGGGGCTCATATCAATTACTGGGACTATACAAAAGGAAAAAGGAAATCAGGTGCAGGCATAAAAGATGCAGTTCGGCTTAAATAG
- a CDS encoding IS21 family transposase, which produces MHQIRIIFQLKNAGFSIRKIANQTGMSRNTIREYLRLIESIGIDHKAALELSDEDFIELIYNPQSQNAQLPVGRIQLVLNKMDYYIEELRRTGVTKTLLWHEYRVEHPDGLSHSQFCWHLLQHQKRNIAIYKIHHAPGEQMMVDFAGDLLSYVDPETGEIKYCQVLVCVLPFSGMTYVEVLRSQKQPEFTRGICNALTYFGGVPLSIKCDNLKSAVVKANRYDPEFTQAMELLAIHYNTNMVASRVRKPRDKASVENAVKLAYQRIYAPLRDQIFKSIEELQCHVREQLIRHNTQRFQGKEYSRLEMFESQEKVLLQELPGEPYIFQQITFGKVQRNYHVILGQDFHQYSVPYTLIGKRLKILFTTSIVEIYDDLQRVAIHKRSFKQNGYTTLKDHMPANHQYMEQSKGWDSEYFIKQANQIGPYTSDIVEHILKSRTFIEQSYRSCIGVLRLANAYTPARLENACALIKNAAKINYGILERVLKNNMDKQDTIQEYTNITIITDHENLRGSSTYA; this is translated from the coding sequence ATGCATCAAATTAGAATAATCTTTCAATTAAAGAATGCGGGCTTTAGCATCCGCAAGATCGCCAATCAAACGGGTATGTCTCGAAATACAATCCGGGAATACTTGAGATTAATCGAATCAATAGGAATTGATCATAAAGCTGCATTAGAGTTGTCTGATGAGGATTTTATTGAATTAATCTATAACCCGCAGTCTCAAAACGCACAGCTTCCGGTTGGCCGTATACAATTGGTTTTGAATAAAATGGATTACTATATTGAAGAACTTAGGCGAACAGGAGTGACCAAAACTCTCTTGTGGCATGAGTATCGTGTTGAACATCCTGATGGGTTGAGCCACAGTCAATTTTGCTGGCACCTTCTCCAACATCAGAAAAGAAATATAGCGATATACAAAATTCACCATGCTCCTGGTGAGCAAATGATGGTTGACTTCGCTGGAGATTTGCTTAGTTATGTTGATCCGGAAACCGGAGAAATCAAATACTGTCAGGTTTTAGTTTGTGTGCTTCCTTTTAGTGGAATGACTTATGTAGAGGTCTTGAGATCTCAAAAGCAACCAGAATTTACCCGTGGAATATGTAATGCCTTGACTTATTTTGGTGGTGTTCCATTGAGTATCAAGTGCGATAACTTAAAATCAGCTGTGGTTAAGGCAAATCGTTACGACCCAGAGTTTACACAAGCCATGGAGCTATTAGCGATTCATTATAACACCAATATGGTTGCTAGTAGAGTTCGTAAGCCAAGAGACAAAGCAAGTGTAGAAAATGCTGTTAAGTTGGCTTACCAGAGAATATATGCTCCTTTAAGAGATCAAATATTTAAAAGCATAGAAGAATTGCAGTGCCATGTGCGGGAACAATTAATCAGACACAATACACAGCGTTTTCAAGGCAAAGAATATTCAAGACTTGAAATGTTTGAGTCTCAAGAAAAGGTATTGTTGCAAGAATTACCTGGAGAACCTTATATTTTTCAGCAAATTACTTTTGGTAAAGTACAACGAAATTATCATGTTATACTGGGACAGGACTTCCATCAATATAGTGTTCCCTATACCTTGATCGGCAAGAGATTAAAAATTCTATTCACTACTTCTATAGTGGAAATATATGATGACTTACAACGTGTGGCTATTCATAAGAGAAGTTTTAAACAAAATGGGTATACAACTCTTAAAGACCATATGCCGGCCAACCATCAGTATATGGAACAATCCAAAGGATGGGATTCAGAATATTTTATCAAGCAAGCTAACCAAATAGGTCCTTATACATCCGATATAGTAGAGCATATTTTAAAGAGCAGAACTTTTATTGAACAAAGCTACAGAAGTTGTATTGGTGTGTTAAGACTTGCAAATGCCTATACCCCCGCAAGATTAGAAAATGCGTGCGCTCTTATAAAAAATGCAGCTAAAATAAATTATGGAATATTGGAACGAGTACTAAAAAACAATATGGACAAACAGGATACAATTCAGGAATACACAAATATCACAATAATAACAGACCATGAAAATTTACGAGGTTCGTCCACTTATGCTTAA
- a CDS encoding ATP-binding protein yields MNTEQTLNQLKALKLSGMATTYKSITDLPAHQQPEAHLMMAQLTESEVYHRKDAKMKFLVRISKLRYESTLEQIICSTQRNLTKETISKLSDCSFIKKSENILISGATGAGKSYLACAIGHQACSMGYKVSYFNMNRFYERISISKLDGTFNKLLNYLQKIELIILDDFGLVPFDNNLRLALLQILEDRYGKSSTIIASQLPIKNWYDYLNDPTMADAILDRLTAKHHRIELKGDSLRKKS; encoded by the coding sequence ATGAATACAGAACAAACATTAAACCAGCTCAAAGCTTTAAAACTATCCGGCATGGCAACGACTTACAAATCTATCACAGATCTTCCAGCCCATCAACAGCCTGAGGCACATCTGATGATGGCACAATTGACAGAATCTGAAGTCTATCATCGCAAGGATGCTAAAATGAAGTTTTTAGTAAGAATCAGTAAACTTCGATATGAGTCAACTCTGGAACAAATCATCTGTTCAACACAAAGGAACCTGACAAAAGAAACCATCTCCAAACTCTCGGATTGTTCCTTTATCAAAAAATCAGAAAACATTCTCATCTCAGGAGCTACCGGAGCAGGAAAGAGCTATCTAGCCTGTGCCATAGGTCACCAGGCTTGCAGTATGGGGTATAAAGTAAGTTACTTTAATATGAATCGATTTTATGAACGCATCAGCATAAGTAAGCTTGACGGAACATTCAACAAACTCCTTAACTACCTTCAAAAAATAGAATTAATCATCTTGGATGATTTTGGCCTAGTGCCTTTTGATAATAATTTGAGGCTGGCATTGCTTCAAATACTGGAAGATCGCTATGGTAAAAGTTCTACAATTATTGCCTCACAACTACCTATCAAAAATTGGTATGATTATTTAAACGACCCTACCATGGCAGATGCAATTTTAGACCGGCTTACTGCCAAACATCACAGAATTGAACTCAAAGGAGATTCATTACGTAAAAAATCTTAA
- a CDS encoding MBOAT family protein — MVFNSYTFIVFFLVMLLLHNLPFSWKVKKINLLIASYLFYAAWNPPFILLLWLSTVVDFYVGKALFTQENKYKKKLLLVISLIGNLGMLCFFKYGTFILENFTLLVNLIGFDFHPVKPNIILPAGISFYTFTTLCYTIDMYYKKSEPVKSMLDFSLFVTFFPHLVAGPIVRPPQLVPQFEHPKQATMQQLMQGLLLLSLGLFMKVVLADSMLAESANKVFDSKDVLSTLDAWMGVLAFSGQIFFDFAGYSTCAIGVAACLGFILPHNFLYPYAAIGFSDFWRRWHITLSAWLRDYLYIPLGGNRSGLFRSYLNIMITMLLGGLWHGANWTFVVWGALHGLYLWAEKTILYFRNKKASKADAEVVISEQSGSGEKVMQKTFRNFMLAMVTFFFINVTWVFFRAQDFSTAWRLLTSMFYQAPDAKTLLLTMSMVKICIITIGLISFHWMMRNTLVLQVVEKMSWWLLAIIWSLILILLILSQESSSSFIYFQF; from the coding sequence ATGGTTTTTAATTCATATACTTTTATTGTTTTCTTTCTGGTTATGTTGTTATTGCATAATCTTCCCTTTAGCTGGAAAGTCAAAAAAATAAATTTACTGATCGCCAGCTACCTCTTTTATGCAGCATGGAATCCACCTTTCATTTTATTGCTGTGGTTGTCCACCGTGGTAGATTTTTATGTAGGCAAGGCCTTGTTTACGCAGGAAAATAAATACAAGAAAAAATTATTGCTGGTCATCAGTCTCATTGGAAATCTTGGCATGTTGTGCTTTTTTAAATACGGCACTTTCATTTTAGAAAATTTCACCTTGCTGGTGAACCTGATTGGTTTCGATTTTCATCCGGTCAAACCGAACATCATACTCCCTGCCGGAATTTCATTCTATACTTTTACCACCCTGTGTTACACCATAGACATGTACTACAAAAAAAGTGAACCGGTAAAATCGATGCTGGACTTTTCATTATTTGTTACTTTTTTTCCACATCTGGTTGCAGGACCTATTGTTCGACCACCCCAACTGGTTCCACAATTTGAACATCCAAAACAAGCAACCATGCAACAACTTATGCAAGGGCTTCTCTTGCTGAGTTTGGGATTGTTTATGAAGGTCGTTCTTGCAGACAGTATGCTGGCAGAATCTGCCAACAAAGTTTTTGATTCGAAAGATGTCTTAAGTACTTTGGATGCATGGATGGGTGTCTTGGCCTTTAGTGGTCAGATCTTTTTTGATTTTGCAGGATATTCTACCTGCGCCATTGGCGTGGCAGCCTGCCTTGGATTCATACTTCCCCATAATTTTCTATATCCATACGCGGCGATTGGTTTCTCTGATTTTTGGCGGCGATGGCACATTACTTTATCTGCCTGGTTGAGAGATTATCTTTACATTCCGCTGGGTGGAAATCGGAGTGGCTTATTCAGATCCTACCTGAACATTATGATCACCATGTTGCTGGGCGGTTTGTGGCACGGAGCAAACTGGACTTTTGTGGTATGGGGTGCTTTGCATGGATTGTATTTATGGGCTGAGAAGACCATCCTGTATTTTAGAAATAAAAAAGCTTCTAAAGCAGATGCTGAGGTAGTCATTTCTGAGCAGTCCGGTTCCGGAGAAAAGGTCATGCAGAAAACGTTTCGAAATTTTATGCTTGCAATGGTCACCTTTTTCTTTATAAACGTTACCTGGGTTTTTTTTAGGGCGCAGGATTTCAGCACCGCCTGGCGACTACTGACCTCTATGTTTTATCAGGCTCCGGACGCAAAGACGCTGCTCCTTACCATGAGCATGGTCAAAATTTGCATCATCACAATAGGGCTGATTAGTTTCCATTGGATGATGCGCAATACGCTGGTGCTTCAAGTCGTGGAAAAAATGTCCTGGTGGTTATTGGCAATTATTTGGTCACTGATTCTGATCCTTTTAATCCTGAGTCAGGAGAGCAGCAGTTCATTTATTTATTTTCAATTTTAA